The Porites lutea chromosome 11, jaPorLute2.1, whole genome shotgun sequence genome includes a region encoding these proteins:
- the LOC140951801 gene encoding octopamine receptor beta-2R-like — MSRENANNTTNATKEIEANLEALPQLIPIGVFIILTNCLVFVLYYSRRSLRKASNYLLLSLAVCDFFNGSINIPLFLWAFAVVPLQRTKYLPLICAVEVSHNLVAITAACHITLITAEKYIAITRPFKFHVIKKKTMLVALAGAWLISSLMAVAPAGWFSKRMGKIPIALTLEITYNVFCLLAVFVVPYTFIIYAHVAMFRKAFQKKSQFLCRNASRKICKKKKNELKCLVIFATMATVFLLCWLPWFVLRLIYSLGNKKLIMPDSKLLKTASQVFLIAKYLTSAINPLLYTFFKHDFWIALKRMGTHGKHPRSRSLSEGTDSRIRRQFTNKMRNGSDYSDSVEIPNTRSSKFSFRNQKRLQRV; from the coding sequence ATGTCAAGAGAAAACGCCAACAACACAACAAACGCCACTAAAGAGATTGAAGCGAATCTGGAAGCTTTACCGCAACTTATCCCTATCGGGGTATTTATCATCCTCACAAACTGCTTGGTGTTTGTTCTCTATTACTCCAGACGAAGTCTACGAAAAGCTTCTAACTATCTACTGCTAAGCCTTGCAGTTTGTGACTTTTTTAATGGTTCTATTAATATTCCTCTGTTCCTTTGGGCGTTCGCAGTCGTACCACTACAGAGAACAAAATACCTCCCTCTAATTTGCGCTGTGGAAGTCTCCCACAACTTAGTCGCCATAACAGCAGCTTGTCATATCACCTTGATTACCGCCGAGAAGTACATTGCCATTACACGACCTTTCAAATTCCATGTGATAAAAAAGAAGACCATGTTAGTGGCTCTGGCGGGCGCTTGGCTGATTTCCAGTTTGATGGCTGTTGCTCCTGCTGGTTGGTTTTCGAAGCGCATGGGAAAAATCCCAATCGCCTTAACTCTGGAAATCACTTACAATGTCTTTTGTCTTTTGGCTGTGTTTGTGGTACCCTACACGTTCATTATTTATGCGCATGTTGCCATGTTCAGGAAAGCCTTTCAGAAAAAGAGTCAGTTTCTTTGCAGAAACGCAAGCCGGAAAAtatgcaaaaagaagaaaaacgaacTCAAATGCCTGGTTATTTTCGCTACCATGGCAACTGTGTTCCTTCTGTGTTGGCTTCCCTGGTTTGTGTTGCGCCTTATTTATTCCTTGGGTAATAAGAAGCTAATTATGCCAGACTCGAAACTCTTGAAGACGGCTTCACAAGTCTTTCTCATCGCCAAGTACCTGACCTCAGCCATTAATCCACTGCTTTACACGTTTTTCAAACACGATTTTTGGATTGCTCTGAAAAGAATGGGAACACATGGGAAACATCCGCGAAGTAGGAGCTTATCTGAGGGTACAGACAGTCGGATTAGAAGACAATTCACAAATAAGATGAGGAACGGAAGTGATTATTCCGACAGCGTGGAAATTCCCAATACCAGAAGCAGCAAGTTTTCTTTCAGAAACCAGAAGCGGCTTCAGAGAGTATAA